In a genomic window of Demequina muriae:
- the gcvP gene encoding aminomethyl-transferring glycine dehydrogenase: MTSFADRHIGPDETAIETMLAAVGHPSLAVLAETAVPESIRQDDVLVLPDPLTEYGALSALQAFAQRNQVHTQMIGQGYYDTITPMVIRRNVLENPAWYTAYTPYQAEISQGRLEAMLNFQTMISDLTALPVAGASLLDEATAVSEAVLLMRRAVKDREGGVVVLDSECLPQTIAVVEAHAEAIGLRLEIQDIDAGWEAPADLIGLVLQQPGSTGVLREIQDVVAAAHATGGLVTVAADLLSLTMVKAPGEIGADIAVGSAQRFGVPLFFGGPHAAFMAVRDGLERQLPGRLVGVSVDADGRPAYRLALQTREQHIRRDKATSNICTAQALLAIVSGFYAIHHGPDGLRAIAQQVHNTAVTLADALTAAGVRIKHENFFDTVVAEVHGGADSVIARAAAADINLRRVDDDHVAMACDEVTSLDILHHLVEAVTAVKRHAVYTAPRVAIPRSLRRTSDYLTHPVFHQYRSETSLMRYMRRLADRDLALDRTMIPLGSCTMKLNAAVEMAPISWPGFARIHPFAPSNQTAGYRDMIAQLEGWLAEITGYAAVSVQPNSGAQGEYAGLLAIRAYHRDNGHAERDVCLIPASAHGTNAASAVLAGLRVVVVATAPDGEVDTDDLRAKLAEHEGRVACMMITYPSTHGVYEAHVGEVCAAVHDAGGQVFIDGANLNALVGLAKPGHFGGDVSHLNLHKTFCIPHGGGGPGVGPVAVAKHLVPYLPALRQTIQRPAELQRRGAPVSAAPYGSAGILPITWAYIALMGHEGLMRATETAVLAANYVATRLQDAYPVLYRGPGGLVAHECVLDIRPIAKATGITNEDIAKRLIDFGIHAPTMSFPVAGTLMVEPTESEDLGEIDRFIDAMLVIREEIAAVERGDVAAVDSPLRHAPHTADAVVSDAWDRAYSREQAAFPVPGLRQDKYWAPVSRIDNAHGDRHLVCSCPPVEAYAAEANE; this comes from the coding sequence GTGACCTCCTTCGCTGACCGCCATATCGGCCCCGACGAGACCGCCATCGAGACGATGCTCGCGGCCGTGGGCCATCCGTCGCTCGCTGTCCTCGCGGAGACGGCGGTGCCGGAGTCCATCCGTCAGGACGACGTGCTGGTGCTTCCGGATCCGCTCACGGAGTACGGTGCGCTGAGCGCCCTGCAGGCCTTCGCGCAGCGCAATCAGGTCCACACCCAGATGATCGGCCAGGGCTACTACGACACGATCACGCCCATGGTGATCCGCCGCAATGTGCTCGAGAACCCCGCCTGGTACACGGCGTACACGCCGTACCAGGCCGAGATCTCGCAGGGCCGGCTCGAGGCGATGCTGAACTTCCAGACGATGATCTCCGACCTCACCGCGCTGCCGGTCGCGGGCGCGTCGCTGCTGGACGAGGCCACGGCGGTGTCCGAGGCCGTCCTGCTGATGCGCCGCGCGGTCAAGGACCGCGAGGGCGGGGTCGTCGTGCTCGACTCGGAGTGCCTGCCGCAGACCATCGCGGTGGTCGAGGCCCACGCCGAGGCGATCGGTCTTCGCCTCGAGATCCAGGACATCGATGCCGGGTGGGAGGCGCCTGCGGACCTCATCGGCCTGGTCCTTCAGCAGCCCGGCTCCACCGGGGTGCTGCGCGAGATCCAGGACGTCGTCGCCGCCGCTCACGCGACGGGCGGACTGGTCACCGTCGCGGCCGACCTGCTGTCGCTCACCATGGTCAAGGCGCCCGGCGAGATCGGCGCGGACATCGCGGTCGGCTCCGCCCAGCGATTCGGCGTGCCGCTGTTCTTCGGCGGCCCCCACGCCGCGTTCATGGCGGTGCGGGACGGCCTCGAGCGCCAGCTGCCCGGCCGCCTGGTCGGCGTGAGCGTCGATGCGGACGGACGTCCGGCGTACCGGCTCGCGCTGCAGACGCGCGAGCAGCACATCCGCCGCGACAAGGCGACGTCCAACATCTGCACGGCGCAGGCGCTGCTCGCGATCGTCTCCGGGTTCTACGCGATCCACCACGGACCCGACGGCCTGCGCGCCATCGCGCAGCAGGTCCACAACACGGCCGTCACGCTGGCCGATGCGCTCACGGCGGCGGGCGTGCGCATCAAGCACGAGAACTTCTTCGACACCGTGGTGGCCGAGGTGCACGGCGGAGCGGACTCGGTGATCGCCCGCGCGGCGGCCGCCGACATCAACCTGCGCCGCGTCGACGACGATCACGTCGCGATGGCGTGCGACGAGGTGACGAGCCTCGACATCCTCCACCACCTCGTCGAGGCGGTCACGGCCGTCAAGCGCCACGCGGTGTACACCGCGCCCCGCGTCGCGATCCCGCGGTCGCTGCGCCGCACGAGCGACTACCTCACGCACCCCGTCTTCCACCAGTACCGCTCGGAGACGTCCCTCATGCGCTACATGCGCCGGCTCGCGGACCGCGACCTGGCACTGGACCGCACCATGATTCCGCTGGGCTCGTGCACGATGAAGCTCAACGCCGCCGTGGAGATGGCACCCATCAGCTGGCCGGGATTCGCCCGCATCCACCCGTTCGCCCCGTCGAACCAGACGGCCGGGTACCGCGACATGATCGCTCAGCTCGAGGGCTGGCTCGCCGAGATCACGGGCTATGCCGCCGTGTCGGTGCAGCCCAACTCGGGCGCCCAGGGCGAGTACGCGGGGCTGCTCGCGATCCGGGCCTACCACCGCGACAACGGCCACGCCGAGCGGGACGTCTGCCTGATCCCCGCATCGGCCCATGGCACGAACGCCGCGTCCGCCGTCCTGGCGGGACTGCGCGTCGTGGTCGTGGCGACCGCGCCCGACGGCGAGGTCGACACCGATGACCTGCGCGCGAAGCTCGCGGAGCACGAGGGTCGCGTCGCCTGCATGATGATCACCTACCCGTCCACGCACGGCGTGTACGAGGCGCATGTGGGCGAGGTCTGCGCCGCCGTCCACGACGCCGGGGGTCAGGTCTTCATCGATGGAGCCAACCTCAACGCGCTCGTCGGGCTCGCGAAGCCCGGCCACTTCGGCGGCGACGTCTCCCACCTGAACCTCCACAAGACGTTCTGCATCCCACACGGCGGCGGCGGGCCCGGAGTCGGCCCCGTCGCGGTCGCCAAGCACTTGGTGCCGTACCTGCCCGCGCTGCGCCAGACCATCCAGCGCCCTGCGGAGCTGCAACGACGCGGTGCACCGGTGAGCGCCGCGCCCTACGGATCGGCCGGCATCCTTCCGATCACGTGGGCGTACATCGCGCTCATGGGGCACGAGGGTCTGATGCGCGCCACGGAGACCGCCGTCCTCGCGGCGAACTACGTCGCGACGCGACTCCAGGACGCCTACCCGGTGCTGTACCGCGGGCCGGGCGGACTGGTGGCGCACGAGTGCGTCCTCGACATCCGTCCGATCGCGAAGGCCACGGGAATCACCAACGAGGACATCGCGAAGCGGCTCATCGACTTCGGGATCCACGCGCCGACGATGTCCTTCCCCGTCGCCGGCACGCTGATGGTCGAGCCGACCGAGTCGGAGGACCTGGGCGAGATCGACCGCTTCATCGACGCGATGCTGGTGATCAGAGAAGAGATCGCCGCCGTCGAGCGTGGCGACGTCGCCGCAGTGGACTCGCCGCTGCGGCACGCGCCCCACACGGCCGATGCGGTGGTCTCCGACGCCTGGGACCGCGCCTATTCGCGCGAGCAGGCGGCCTTCCCGGTGCCCGGCCTGCGCCAGGACAAGTACTGGGCGCCAGTGTCGCGCATCGACAACGCTCATGGCGACCGTCATCTGGTCTGCTCGTGCCCCCCAGTCGAGGCGTACGCCGCCGAGGCGAACGAGTGA
- a CDS encoding serine/threonine-protein kinase: MVRRQPLSPPVLPGYTYIRPLGSGGFADVFLFQQDMPHRLVAVKVLLSRIEDQAAARTLSAEADIMASLSSHPSILTVYQASVSADGRPYLVVEYCPSSLTNRYRNERMPVAEVLSIGVKITGAVEAAHRAGLLHRDIKPSNLLLTSFGHPVLSDFGVASALAQGEDETIALSPPWSAPEVVEQRTSGTVASEVWALAATVYTLLAQRAPFDLPDGRRGDDLQLRARISRAKYTPTGRADVPGSLERVLEGGMRRLPGDRYPSALAFGEALREVERELGLPPTPLDVPTDEWAQAAVGLRETEPATPMPRSTVAIESRRPRREPATGTRHGTVTRHEAAANRVGRAVAITAAVIGAAAIGAAITVLIVVGT, encoded by the coding sequence GTGGTGCGTCGTCAGCCGCTCAGCCCCCCGGTGCTGCCTGGGTACACGTACATCCGGCCGCTGGGCTCCGGCGGCTTCGCGGACGTGTTCCTGTTCCAGCAGGACATGCCGCACCGACTCGTCGCCGTCAAGGTGCTGCTGAGCCGCATCGAGGACCAGGCCGCCGCCCGCACGCTGTCCGCCGAGGCCGACATCATGGCGAGCCTCAGCTCTCACCCGTCGATCCTCACGGTCTATCAGGCGAGCGTCTCCGCCGACGGCCGGCCGTACCTGGTCGTCGAGTACTGCCCCTCCTCGCTCACGAACCGCTACCGCAACGAGCGGATGCCCGTGGCCGAGGTGCTGTCGATCGGCGTCAAGATCACCGGCGCGGTCGAGGCCGCGCACCGCGCGGGCCTGCTGCACCGCGACATCAAGCCCTCGAACCTGCTCCTCACCTCCTTCGGCCATCCCGTCCTGTCGGACTTCGGCGTCGCATCGGCGCTGGCCCAGGGCGAGGACGAGACCATCGCCCTGTCCCCGCCGTGGAGCGCGCCTGAGGTGGTCGAGCAGCGCACGTCCGGCACCGTCGCATCCGAGGTGTGGGCGCTCGCGGCCACCGTGTACACCCTGCTCGCCCAGCGCGCTCCGTTCGACCTCCCCGACGGTCGCCGCGGCGACGACCTTCAGCTGCGTGCCCGCATCTCGCGCGCCAAGTACACCCCGACGGGCCGTGCGGACGTCCCCGGCTCTCTGGAGCGCGTGCTCGAGGGCGGAATGCGGCGACTGCCGGGCGACCGGTACCCGAGCGCGCTCGCGTTCGGCGAGGCCCTGCGCGAGGTCGAGCGTGAGCTCGGGCTGCCCCCCACCCCGCTCGACGTGCCGACGGACGAGTGGGCGCAGGCGGCGGTGGGCCTCCGCGAGACGGAGCCCGCGACGCCGATGCCGCGCTCGACCGTCGCGATCGAGTCGCGTCGCCCGCGACGAGAGCCCGCGACCGGCACGCGGCACGGCACCGTGACGCGGCACGAGGCCGCGGCGAACCGCGTGGGCCGCGCCGTGGCGATCACGGCGGCGGTCATCGGCGCCGCCGCGATCGGGGCCGCCATCACCGTGCTGATCGTGGTGGGGACTTGA